One genomic window of Nakamurella panacisegetis includes the following:
- a CDS encoding sacsin N-terminal ATP-binding-like domain-containing protein, protein MVAGQGLTAPASDPFGTAGLRSSVLDAWSRSPARFREDANAEEALATGGYAGRLLIELAANAVDAAREMGVPGRVRFSLDSAGELRAANVGAPLTAAGVSGLASLRASAKRGRGATVGHFGVGFTAVMAVSDEPAVVSRTGGIAFSRARTTAAVTELDHADLTAELAARAGQVPALRLPWPVPEADLRSDPVPDGFDTQVRLPLREEVRAEVRKMLDDLGDELLWALPGLAVVEVVLPGRPDRMLTREDLDEGVTVITAGVESTRYVTGARSGTIPAALLADRPVEERARDEWTLTWVWPEPVEVPAAVDLFDVAVPAPHFLGAPTPTDEPLSLPARLIGTFPVDDTRRRLASGPLTDHLLAQAAQAYVDLAEAVAPGRRLSLVPTAGFPLGPVDATLRAGIVRRLSRSPVLVSTLGDLVVPSSACVITGISDEAAFLLGRAVPGLLPPPHHPSDLDALRMLGVSILPLADATAALAGLDDEPAFWRDVYSALADQDSEDLANLPVPLIGGGRRIGPAGLLLPAADAIDRHVLTRAVALAPDLRIVHPDAVHPLLSRLGAGPADAAALVSDPALIEVFARFREDLEDDDPDLGELSELADLAFDLARSGAPAGGLLDDVVLTDVDGQPWPAAELLAPGAPLAGVLAADADLPLVGAPWSELPPETLSLVGVRTGLKIVRVDDRDADLPDLDEWWSEVVGEALPPDAFDAVADLDLVDDDRWPELLTMLAADPAARATLTGEPAPSYTRWWLTRYARLGGHPPTYWRRPDAVVLTGLYDPLPVAVDPAVAAAIGVLTDASDADGQDLLDRLADQGRVVPAGAVPALTAAAETVLERDPRLRLPDLVRALNGAVVAAADALVLDRPWLAQVLDPGRLVAGGAAPDAVAAALELELASEVVRVPSAAVGAPLSDAESAAAARAAVTLAVTFPSGLTTDPELTVDHDGAPRRVRWWPGPGDGVVTDGSPDGIGRAVAHLAGRWSDRALAVAAAAGDPLTFAEDGLS, encoded by the coding sequence GTGGTCGCCGGGCAAGGACTGACCGCCCCGGCGTCCGACCCGTTCGGGACGGCCGGGCTGCGCTCGTCCGTCCTGGACGCCTGGTCCCGTTCGCCGGCGCGGTTCCGGGAGGACGCGAACGCCGAGGAGGCACTGGCCACCGGCGGGTACGCCGGCCGGCTGCTGATCGAGCTGGCCGCGAACGCGGTCGACGCGGCCCGGGAGATGGGCGTCCCGGGCCGGGTTCGCTTCAGCCTGGACAGCGCCGGCGAGTTGCGCGCGGCCAACGTCGGTGCCCCACTGACTGCGGCCGGCGTGTCCGGCCTGGCCTCCTTGCGCGCGTCGGCGAAACGGGGCCGGGGCGCCACGGTCGGTCATTTCGGGGTGGGCTTCACCGCGGTGATGGCCGTGTCCGACGAACCGGCAGTCGTGTCCCGCACGGGTGGAATCGCGTTCTCCCGGGCCCGGACCACCGCGGCCGTCACCGAACTGGACCACGCGGATCTGACCGCGGAGCTGGCCGCCCGGGCCGGCCAGGTGCCCGCCCTGCGGCTGCCGTGGCCCGTCCCGGAGGCCGACCTGCGCTCCGACCCGGTGCCGGACGGGTTCGACACGCAGGTCCGCCTGCCGCTCCGGGAGGAGGTCCGCGCCGAGGTCAGGAAGATGCTCGACGACCTCGGCGACGAGTTGCTCTGGGCCCTGCCCGGGCTGGCCGTGGTCGAGGTGGTGCTGCCCGGCCGACCAGACCGCATGCTCACCCGGGAGGACCTCGACGAGGGCGTCACGGTCATCACCGCCGGAGTGGAGTCGACCCGGTACGTCACCGGGGCCCGTTCGGGCACGATCCCGGCGGCGTTGCTGGCCGATCGTCCGGTGGAGGAACGGGCCCGTGACGAGTGGACACTGACCTGGGTCTGGCCGGAGCCGGTCGAGGTCCCGGCGGCGGTCGATCTGTTCGACGTCGCCGTCCCGGCGCCGCACTTCCTGGGGGCGCCGACGCCGACCGACGAGCCGCTCTCGCTCCCGGCCCGCCTCATCGGCACCTTCCCGGTGGACGACACCCGGCGGCGGCTCGCGTCCGGTCCGCTCACCGACCACCTGCTGGCCCAGGCGGCCCAGGCCTACGTCGACCTGGCCGAGGCCGTCGCGCCGGGACGCCGGTTGTCCCTGGTTCCGACGGCCGGGTTCCCGCTCGGTCCGGTCGACGCCACTCTTCGCGCGGGCATCGTGCGCCGGTTGTCACGGTCGCCGGTCCTGGTCTCCACACTGGGCGACCTCGTCGTCCCCTCCTCGGCCTGCGTGATCACCGGGATCTCGGACGAGGCGGCCTTTCTGCTCGGGCGCGCCGTTCCGGGACTGCTGCCGCCGCCGCACCACCCGTCGGACCTGGACGCGCTGCGGATGCTCGGGGTGAGCATCCTCCCGCTGGCCGACGCGACGGCGGCCCTGGCCGGCCTGGACGACGAACCGGCGTTCTGGCGCGACGTGTACTCGGCGCTGGCCGACCAGGATTCCGAGGACCTGGCGAACCTTCCGGTGCCGCTGATCGGCGGCGGCCGGCGGATCGGGCCGGCCGGTCTGCTGCTGCCGGCGGCTGACGCGATCGACCGACACGTCCTGACCAGGGCGGTGGCGCTGGCCCCTGACCTGCGGATCGTGCACCCGGATGCCGTGCATCCCTTGCTGTCCCGGCTCGGCGCGGGGCCGGCCGACGCGGCCGCCCTGGTCTCGGACCCGGCGCTGATCGAGGTGTTCGCCCGCTTCCGGGAGGACCTGGAGGACGACGATCCAGACCTGGGCGAACTGAGCGAACTGGCCGATCTGGCGTTCGACCTGGCCCGCAGCGGCGCGCCGGCCGGAGGCCTGCTGGACGACGTGGTGTTGACCGACGTCGACGGGCAGCCCTGGCCGGCGGCCGAGTTGCTGGCCCCGGGGGCGCCGCTGGCCGGCGTGCTGGCCGCCGACGCCGACCTGCCGCTGGTCGGTGCCCCGTGGTCGGAACTGCCGCCGGAAACTCTCTCCCTGGTCGGGGTGCGGACCGGGTTGAAGATCGTGCGCGTCGACGATCGGGACGCCGATCTGCCGGACCTGGACGAGTGGTGGTCCGAGGTGGTCGGCGAGGCGTTGCCGCCGGACGCCTTCGATGCCGTCGCCGACCTCGATCTGGTCGATGACGATCGCTGGCCGGAGTTGCTGACGATGTTGGCCGCCGACCCGGCCGCGCGGGCCACACTGACCGGAGAACCGGCACCGTCCTACACCCGATGGTGGCTGACCCGTTACGCCCGGCTCGGCGGGCACCCGCCGACCTATTGGCGGCGTCCCGACGCGGTGGTACTGACCGGCCTGTACGACCCGCTCCCGGTGGCCGTCGACCCAGCGGTGGCGGCGGCGATCGGGGTGCTGACCGACGCCTCCGACGCGGACGGCCAGGACCTGCTGGACCGTCTGGCCGACCAGGGCCGGGTTGTCCCGGCCGGTGCGGTCCCCGCGCTGACCGCCGCGGCGGAGACCGTGCTGGAACGCGATCCCCGACTGCGCCTACCGGACCTGGTGCGGGCGTTGAACGGTGCCGTGGTGGCGGCCGCCGACGCCCTGGTGCTCGACCGGCCGTGGCTGGCCCAGGTGCTCGATCCCGGACGTCTGGTGGCCGGCGGCGCTGCACCCGACGCGGTGGCCGCGGCGCTGGAACTGGAACTGGCGTCGGAGGTCGTCCGTGTCCCGTCGGCAGCCGTCGGGGCGCCGCTGTCGGACGCCGAGTCGGCGGCCGCCGCGCGGGCCGCCGTCACCCTGGCCGTCACCTTTCCGAGCGGCTTGACCACGGACCCCGAGTTGACCGTGGACCACGACGGCGCGCCGCGGCGGGTGCGGTGGTGGCCCGGGCCGGGGGACGGCGTGGTCACCGACGGATCGCCCGACGGGATAGGCCGGGCGGTCGCGCACCTGGCCGGGCGTTGGAGTGACCGGGCGCTGGCCGTGGCGGCCGCGGCCGGTGATCCGCTGACCTTCGCCGAGGACGGGCTGAGCTGA
- a CDS encoding DUF2530 domain-containing protein: MAVDGTNEQPYTPPPLPPVRSNLFHIVAPLTGVWFVVLAVLMTQIPGLRAHDHLIWLWTAAAGTFLGGLGLSIYGWQRSAARRGRRSAQPMALDEKI; this comes from the coding sequence GTGGCCGTCGACGGGACGAACGAGCAGCCGTACACGCCGCCGCCCCTGCCCCCGGTCCGGTCGAACCTGTTCCATATCGTGGCCCCGCTGACCGGGGTCTGGTTCGTCGTGCTGGCCGTCCTGATGACCCAGATTCCGGGCCTGCGCGCGCACGACCACCTGATCTGGCTGTGGACGGCGGCGGCCGGGACCTTCCTCGGCGGCCTGGGTCTGTCGATCTACGGCTGGCAGCGCAGCGCCGCCCGGCGCGGGCGGCGGTCGGCCCAGCCGATGGCTCTCGACGAGAAGATCTGA
- a CDS encoding DUF3027 domain-containing protein translates to MSSNPASTALVDHVHADAEPTAGGADEPVSEQVSEVDAATAGPVVVILDETATSLARSAAEAEALDPSDVGEFLLAVAEDDVAVTANFRANQPGYQGWHWSVTLAVLDASHPTVSEVVLLPGEGALLAPAWIPWDERIRPGDLGAGDLLPPSPDDPRIVPAYLQSDDPAVEAVATEIGLGRVRVMSREGRVDFAERLHDGRFGPGDEMALAAPAHCVTCAFYLPLAGSLGQLLGACGNDLSPADGRVVDAGYGCGAHSETVIVMPARSAATDTVIDELTLEVHRRIAVEGPPPLEVSDPALDEWADPYIVGAELAEAELEEAALLDAAAEPDDQWSPGKD, encoded by the coding sequence GTGAGTTCCAACCCAGCATCCACCGCCCTGGTCGACCATGTCCACGCCGATGCCGAGCCGACCGCCGGCGGAGCCGACGAACCCGTATCGGAGCAGGTCAGCGAGGTTGATGCGGCCACCGCCGGCCCGGTCGTGGTGATCCTCGACGAGACCGCGACCAGCCTGGCCCGATCCGCCGCCGAAGCCGAGGCCCTCGATCCGTCCGACGTCGGCGAGTTTCTGCTCGCCGTGGCCGAGGACGACGTGGCCGTCACGGCGAATTTCCGGGCCAATCAGCCGGGGTACCAGGGCTGGCACTGGTCGGTCACCCTCGCGGTGCTCGACGCGTCCCATCCGACGGTCAGCGAGGTCGTCCTGCTGCCGGGAGAGGGAGCCCTGCTGGCTCCGGCCTGGATTCCCTGGGACGAGCGGATCCGGCCCGGCGATCTCGGCGCCGGCGACCTGCTGCCGCCCTCGCCCGACGACCCGCGGATCGTCCCGGCCTACCTGCAGTCCGACGATCCGGCCGTCGAGGCCGTCGCCACCGAGATCGGACTGGGGCGCGTCCGGGTGATGTCCCGCGAGGGCCGCGTCGACTTTGCCGAGCGTCTGCACGACGGTCGGTTCGGGCCGGGCGACGAGATGGCGCTGGCCGCGCCGGCCCACTGCGTCACGTGCGCGTTCTACCTGCCGTTGGCCGGCTCGCTCGGGCAGTTGCTCGGAGCGTGCGGCAATGACCTCTCCCCGGCCGACGGTCGGGTGGTCGATGCCGGCTACGGCTGCGGCGCCCACTCCGAGACGGTGATCGTCATGCCGGCCCGATCGGCCGCGACCGACACCGTCATCGACGAACTCACGCTGGAGGTCCACCGCCGCATCGCGGTCGAGGGCCCGCCGCCACTCGAGGTCAGCGACCCCGCGCTCGACGAGTGGGCCGACCCGTACATCGTCGGCGCCGAACTGGCCGAGGCCGAACTGGAAGAGGCCGCCCTGCTCGACGCGGCCGCCGAGCCGGACGACCAGTGGTCGCCGGGCAAGGACTGA
- a CDS encoding ArsR/SmtB family transcription factor, translating into MTSRTDLPLTDVACCAPLTRVPLTAADASALAQTLKAIADPTRLRLLSMVAAHEGGEACVCDLTEPLGLTQPTISHHLRVLVDAGLLTRDKRGVWAYFTLVPGALDSLAAVLSSQDPAVVTA; encoded by the coding sequence ATGACGAGCCGGACCGATCTGCCGCTGACCGACGTGGCGTGCTGCGCCCCGCTCACCCGCGTGCCCTTGACCGCGGCGGACGCCTCCGCCCTGGCTCAGACACTGAAGGCCATCGCCGACCCGACCCGACTGCGGTTGCTGTCCATGGTCGCCGCGCACGAGGGCGGCGAGGCGTGCGTCTGTGATCTGACCGAGCCGCTCGGCCTGACCCAGCCGACCATCTCCCACCACCTCAGGGTCTTGGTCGACGCCGGGCTGCTGACCCGCGACAAGCGAGGCGTGTGGGCGTACTTCACGTTGGTGCCGGGTGCGTTGGACTCCCTCGCCGCGGTGCTGTCCAGCCAGGACCCGGCAGTGGTCACGGCCTGA
- a CDS encoding MarR family winged helix-turn-helix transcriptional regulator has protein sequence MPDVAPLANELRLAIHRMTRRMRQQHPTHDLTLTQISALAIIWREGPITAGDLAVREQVRPPSITRVVDGLESAGAVIRKDNPADGRQVLVEITEDGIRRMESYVEAREAWLAQLLAELPPKDRETLHRAAVILNELAGH, from the coding sequence ATGCCTGACGTCGCCCCGCTGGCCAACGAACTCCGCCTCGCCATCCATCGGATGACCCGACGGATGCGGCAGCAGCACCCCACCCACGACCTGACGCTGACGCAGATCTCGGCTCTGGCCATCATCTGGCGCGAGGGACCGATCACCGCGGGCGATCTGGCGGTCCGTGAACAGGTTCGCCCGCCGTCGATCACCCGGGTGGTCGACGGGTTGGAGAGCGCCGGCGCCGTGATCCGCAAGGACAACCCGGCCGACGGTCGTCAGGTGCTGGTCGAGATCACGGAGGACGGGATCCGTCGGATGGAGAGCTACGTCGAGGCCCGTGAGGCGTGGCTGGCCCAGCTGCTGGCCGAGCTGCCACCCAAGGACCGGGAAACCCTGCACCGCGCGGCCGTCATCCTCAACGAGCTCGCCGGCCACTGA
- a CDS encoding TrmH family RNA methyltransferase, translated as MTMPIHITDPADPRLDDFRDLTTADRRPDRPGGRGLVIAEGTVVVRRLIASAYPVRALLGVRGRFDELAPDLSDLEAPFYVASADLMARVVGFHLNRGVLATADRIAFPPTAQLLDSVRSVAVLEGVGDHENLGSIFRNAAALGIGAVLLGEGCADPLYRRSVRVSMGTVLLVPFAGLSGSWPAPAELLRSKGFTVTALTPKPSAVTLRQAGLAGRKVAVLLGSEGPGLTDAALESADLQVRIPMAPGVDSLNVATAGAIAFAEIATG; from the coding sequence GTGACGATGCCGATCCACATCACCGACCCCGCCGACCCTCGCCTCGACGACTTCCGCGACCTGACGACGGCCGACCGCCGACCCGACCGGCCCGGCGGCCGCGGGCTGGTGATCGCCGAAGGCACCGTCGTGGTCCGTCGGCTGATTGCATCGGCCTACCCGGTGCGCGCCCTGTTGGGGGTCCGGGGCCGGTTCGACGAACTGGCCCCGGATCTGAGTGACCTGGAGGCGCCGTTCTATGTGGCGTCCGCTGACCTGATGGCCCGGGTGGTCGGGTTCCACCTGAACCGCGGGGTGTTGGCCACCGCCGACCGGATCGCCTTCCCGCCCACGGCGCAGCTTCTGGATTCGGTCCGCTCGGTGGCCGTGCTGGAAGGCGTCGGCGACCACGAGAACCTCGGGTCGATCTTCCGCAACGCGGCCGCGTTGGGGATCGGGGCGGTCCTCCTGGGTGAGGGCTGCGCGGACCCGCTGTACCGCCGCAGTGTCCGGGTGTCCATGGGTACGGTGTTGCTGGTTCCGTTCGCCGGGTTGTCCGGGTCATGGCCTGCCCCGGCGGAGTTGTTGCGCAGCAAGGGTTTCACCGTGACCGCGCTGACCCCGAAACCGTCGGCGGTGACGCTGCGGCAAGCCGGGTTGGCCGGCCGGAAGGTGGCCGTGCTCCTGGGCTCGGAAGGGCCAGGGCTGACCGACGCGGCATTGGAGTCGGCCGACCTGCAGGTGCGCATACCGATGGCGCCCGGTGTCGACTCGCTGAACGTGGCCACCGCCGGCGCCATCGCCTTTGCCGAGATCGCGACCGGATGA
- a CDS encoding MFS transporter, producing MSVPGSDSGGAGSDRRPDRPAAASGDGYDEYGDPLEQPTTAFRRPATPPRPAAQDRPSTYTSPTRGPAAPVSYGPPPANGVTPTYGPHRAPGAPPTYGTSPTYGTSPAYGPPPAYGTPPGGTPGYTSATPGAPVHGPAVAGGRGPGSPRLSGDPSWQPTTALPRPPHESGSTPSAGTGPRPESRPPAPDARRPPYSGRIPPVGPSWADQGGYGSAPMTDHHEPRPRSGGPTDDYRNRYQDQDTSDRAEYDSWAQESYHSAPPIPEVRHQPPPRGSHLPPYQEPLALADTVKPPTSGIRQPRKMTVTRVAALRGRELTTRGVQMFHRATTADGADKSGLTALTYAVMANYAVDAILAVALAGTLFFAAATAESTGRVLLYLLITVAPFAFIAPLIGPMLDRLQSGRRLALGLSSFGRALLAILMAFNFSHFNPWVIYPCALGNLVLSKAFGVLKSSLTPRVLPEQITLVKTNSRLTTFGMIAGGVAGGVAAGLSKIFGSPGALVLMAACAIAGGVLCLRIPSWVESTEGEVPVRLADHRTKRGFPTIVVATLWANSVIRVETGFLALFIAFVVKSQYPNHSAFTQLLLLGIIGAAAGVGGFVGNTMGAKLTLSAPEKISLFSLIAVIVSTLIAVLAPGLATTAIVGFVGSTASSLAKVSLDSVIQHHLPEESRASGFGKSESVLQLGWVFGGVIGLLLGGVWSFGHANIYAIGFATITVILLFGLVQSWLAKSGKSLLPRLTKLAGRRPRRSGVQHTDRLARPSTADGPHPGPTGLPRTAPYGVGAGDDAAPARRRIRKAGKD from the coding sequence GTGAGCGTGCCCGGTTCCGATTCCGGGGGCGCCGGGAGCGACCGGCGGCCCGACCGTCCTGCTGCCGCGTCCGGGGACGGGTACGACGAGTACGGCGACCCACTGGAGCAGCCCACCACGGCGTTCCGGCGGCCGGCCACGCCGCCGCGGCCGGCCGCTCAGGACCGACCCTCGACGTACACGTCGCCGACCCGCGGACCGGCCGCTCCGGTCAGTTACGGGCCGCCCCCGGCGAACGGCGTCACCCCGACCTACGGCCCCCATCGGGCACCCGGCGCCCCGCCCACCTACGGCACCTCTCCCACCTACGGCACCTCGCCGGCCTACGGCCCCCCGCCGGCGTACGGCACCCCGCCGGGAGGCACACCGGGCTACACCTCGGCCACCCCCGGGGCACCGGTCCACGGCCCGGCGGTCGCGGGCGGGCGCGGGCCCGGATCTCCGCGGCTCTCGGGTGATCCGTCCTGGCAACCCACCACGGCGCTGCCCCGTCCGCCCCACGAGTCGGGGTCGACGCCGTCTGCGGGGACCGGGCCACGACCCGAGTCGCGTCCGCCGGCGCCCGACGCGCGGCGGCCGCCGTACTCCGGCCGCATCCCACCCGTCGGTCCGAGCTGGGCCGATCAGGGCGGGTACGGATCGGCGCCGATGACCGACCACCACGAGCCGCGCCCCCGAAGCGGCGGCCCGACCGACGACTACCGCAACCGTTACCAGGACCAGGACACCTCCGATCGCGCCGAGTACGACAGCTGGGCGCAGGAGTCCTACCACTCGGCGCCGCCCATCCCCGAGGTCCGGCATCAGCCGCCGCCGCGGGGCAGCCACCTGCCGCCCTACCAGGAGCCCCTGGCCCTGGCCGACACGGTCAAACCGCCGACCAGTGGCATCCGGCAGCCGCGGAAGATGACGGTCACCCGGGTGGCCGCCCTGCGCGGCCGGGAGCTGACCACCCGTGGCGTGCAGATGTTCCACCGGGCCACCACGGCCGACGGGGCCGACAAGTCCGGGTTGACCGCCCTCACCTACGCGGTGATGGCCAACTACGCGGTTGACGCCATCCTCGCCGTGGCGTTGGCCGGCACGCTGTTCTTCGCGGCGGCCACCGCGGAATCAACCGGCCGGGTGTTGCTCTACCTGTTGATCACCGTCGCCCCATTCGCGTTCATCGCCCCGCTCATCGGGCCGATGCTCGATCGGCTGCAGAGCGGCCGCCGCCTGGCCCTTGGCCTGTCCAGCTTCGGCCGCGCCCTGTTGGCGATCCTGATGGCGTTCAACTTCTCGCACTTCAATCCGTGGGTCATCTACCCGTGTGCCCTGGGCAACCTCGTGCTGTCCAAGGCGTTCGGCGTGCTCAAATCCTCGCTCACCCCCCGGGTGCTGCCGGAGCAGATCACCCTGGTGAAGACCAACTCCCGCCTCACCACCTTCGGCATGATCGCCGGCGGCGTGGCCGGCGGCGTGGCCGCCGGCCTGAGCAAGATCTTCGGGTCGCCGGGGGCCCTGGTCCTGATGGCCGCGTGCGCGATCGCCGGTGGAGTGCTGTGCCTGCGGATCCCGTCCTGGGTGGAATCCACCGAGGGCGAGGTGCCGGTCAGGCTGGCCGATCACCGGACGAAGCGGGGTTTCCCGACCATCGTGGTCGCCACCTTGTGGGCGAACAGTGTCATCCGGGTCGAGACCGGATTCCTGGCCTTGTTCATCGCGTTCGTGGTGAAGAGCCAGTATCCGAACCACAGCGCGTTCACCCAGCTGCTGCTGCTGGGCATCATCGGAGCCGCGGCCGGGGTCGGCGGGTTCGTCGGCAACACCATGGGCGCCAAGCTCACCCTGTCGGCGCCGGAGAAGATCTCCCTGTTCTCCCTGATCGCCGTCATCGTCTCCACGTTGATCGCGGTACTCGCGCCCGGCCTGGCCACCACGGCCATTGTCGGCTTCGTCGGGTCGACGGCATCCTCCCTGGCCAAGGTCAGCCTCGACTCGGTGATCCAGCACCACCTGCCCGAGGAGAGCCGCGCGTCGGGGTTCGGCAAGAGCGAATCGGTGCTGCAACTGGGCTGGGTGTTCGGCGGCGTCATCGGGCTGCTGCTGGGTGGCGTCTGGAGTTTCGGCCACGCCAACATCTACGCCATCGGGTTCGCCACCATCACCGTGATTCTGCTGTTCGGCCTGGTGCAGAGCTGGCTGGCGAAGTCCGGGAAGAGCCTGCTGCCCCGGCTGACGAAGCTGGCCGGCCGCCGGCCGCGCAGGTCCGGCGTCCAGCACACCGATCGCCTGGCCCGCCCGTCCACCGCCGACGGCCCGCACCCCGGACCGACCGGACTACCCAGGACGGCCCCGTACGGTGTCGGAGCGGGAGACGATGCGGCCCCCGCTCGGCGCCGCATCCGGAAGGCTGGCAAGGACTAG
- a CDS encoding DUF2537 domain-containing protein, with translation MTGPHGDPSVGPQDSAPRVLQVVTRTPDPEVNTPSDPRSGDAEPADLDEPVHAEESVDQYEPVEWAWVEEWRAGGEPVPWGPGLALSGFTLFLVASAVYVLSSGLADRPILAIAVNVLVAGGLGPALWLSRNLPVLRWIGAGAVLGLLSAWLCALVFLV, from the coding sequence GTGACCGGGCCGCACGGCGACCCGTCCGTGGGGCCGCAGGACTCGGCGCCGAGGGTGCTGCAGGTGGTCACGCGGACGCCGGACCCCGAGGTGAACACGCCGTCGGACCCACGGTCAGGCGACGCTGAACCGGCCGATCTCGATGAGCCGGTCCACGCCGAGGAATCGGTCGACCAGTACGAACCGGTCGAATGGGCCTGGGTGGAGGAGTGGCGCGCGGGCGGCGAGCCCGTCCCGTGGGGGCCCGGGCTGGCCCTGTCCGGATTCACCCTGTTCCTCGTGGCCAGTGCGGTCTACGTGCTCTCGTCGGGGCTGGCGGACCGCCCGATCCTGGCCATTGCCGTCAACGTCCTCGTCGCGGGCGGTCTCGGGCCCGCGCTGTGGCTGTCGCGGAATCTGCCGGTCCTTCGCTGGATCGGAGCCGGCGCCGTGCTGGGACTGTTGTCCGCCTGGCTGTGCGCGCTGGTCTTCCTCGTCTGA